Proteins from one Brevibacillus humidisoli genomic window:
- a CDS encoding amidohydrolase, whose protein sequence is MTTDIQHHVNQLYPTLVQWRRDFHKHAETGWLEFRTASLVAQRLASWGYLVQAGREVIDEHARMGVPTQEVLTREEQRALEQGADPNWLPYFSGGLTGVVGILDTGRPGPTIGFRFDMDALDLHESADESHLPAALGFRSINENMMHACGHDAHTTIGLGVAHTLAQIKDRLSGRIKLIFQPAEEGVRGAKAMVAVGVVDDLQLFFASHVGVNHPLGEVVCGANGYLATTKLNVSYTGAAAHAGGSPEEGKNALLAAATAALNLHGIARHSAGSSRINVGVLQAGSGRNIVPASAQLKLETRGETSEINQYVLDRALRIIRGAAAMYDVTETIEIVGEAQTCNSSPALFPFVRAQAAQVEGIHSIVELAQAGGSEDATTMMARVQQNGGLASYVYFGTTLAAGHHKETFDIDEKVLGIAVKTLSLCALHAAQLERQDGQAATD, encoded by the coding sequence ATGACTACTGATATTCAACACCATGTTAATCAGTTGTACCCTACCCTTGTGCAATGGCGGCGGGATTTTCACAAGCATGCCGAAACCGGCTGGCTTGAATTCCGCACGGCCAGTCTGGTTGCCCAGCGCTTAGCCTCTTGGGGTTATCTTGTGCAAGCTGGCCGCGAAGTGATTGACGAGCACGCCAGGATGGGCGTTCCGACACAGGAGGTGCTCACTCGTGAGGAACAGAGAGCTCTTGAACAAGGAGCGGACCCGAATTGGCTGCCCTATTTTTCGGGCGGTTTGACCGGGGTGGTCGGCATCCTGGATACGGGACGGCCAGGTCCGACGATCGGCTTTCGCTTCGATATGGACGCTCTTGATTTGCACGAGTCGGCCGATGAGTCTCATCTGCCTGCTGCATTGGGCTTTCGCTCCATCAACGAGAACATGATGCACGCTTGCGGACACGATGCACACACGACGATTGGTCTAGGGGTGGCGCATACTCTCGCTCAGATCAAAGATCGTCTGTCTGGACGAATCAAGCTGATCTTTCAGCCCGCCGAGGAAGGGGTACGCGGGGCCAAAGCAATGGTAGCAGTTGGTGTGGTTGACGATCTGCAGCTCTTTTTTGCCAGTCACGTGGGGGTTAACCACCCACTCGGTGAAGTGGTTTGCGGCGCCAATGGATATTTGGCAACGACAAAACTGAACGTTTCCTATACGGGGGCGGCTGCCCACGCCGGAGGCAGTCCGGAAGAAGGGAAAAACGCGCTGTTGGCCGCTGCAACCGCTGCGTTGAACCTGCATGGCATCGCCCGGCACAGTGCAGGTTCCTCCCGGATCAATGTGGGTGTGCTGCAAGCGGGCAGCGGCCGCAATATTGTCCCTGCTTCGGCTCAGCTCAAACTGGAAACACGCGGGGAAACGTCAGAAATTAACCAGTATGTGCTGGATCGTGCTTTACGGATCATTCGTGGTGCGGCTGCGATGTACGACGTTACAGAAACGATCGAGATTGTCGGGGAAGCGCAAACCTGCAACTCCAGTCCCGCGCTCTTTCCGTTCGTCCGGGCCCAGGCCGCTCAAGTGGAAGGGATCCACTCCATTGTGGAGTTAGCCCAGGCTGGCGGTTCGGAGGACGCCACCACGATGATGGCACGTGTACAGCAAAATGGCGGCTTGGCCAGCTACGTATACTTCGGTACGACACTGGCGGCAGGGCACCACAAAGAAACGTTTGACATTGATGAAAAGGTGTTGGGGATCGCCGTCAAAACCTTGTCCTTGTGTGCTTTGCACGCTGCGCAGCTTGAGCGCCAAGACGGACAAGCCGCAACCGATTGA